The following proteins come from a genomic window of Bacillota bacterium:
- the larB gene encoding nickel pincer cofactor biosynthesis protein LarB: MDRAALVSLLERVRRGDLGVEEAVEELAVLPYEDMGFAKPDHHRALRLGFPEVVFCQGKTPTQVVEILQKLASRHVVVMATRADEEVWQAVRKWNSQAEYFPAARIIVLRSGIDRGAGYCRPRGFVAVVSAGTADLPVAEEAAVTLEVAGDPVERIYDVGVAGLHRLLPHLRLLRRARVVVVTAGMEGALPSVVAGLVGRPVIAVPTSVGYGASLGGMAALLAMLNSCAPGVAVVNIDNGFGAAQIAHLINCDE; the protein is encoded by the coding sequence GTGGATAGAGCTGCTCTGGTGAGTCTTCTCGAGCGAGTACGAAGGGGCGACCTCGGCGTTGAGGAGGCGGTCGAGGAACTGGCTGTACTGCCATATGAGGATATGGGTTTTGCCAAGCCGGACCATCACCGTGCCCTGCGTTTGGGTTTCCCGGAAGTTGTGTTCTGTCAGGGGAAAACCCCGACGCAGGTGGTCGAGATCCTTCAGAAGCTGGCCTCCCGGCATGTGGTGGTGATGGCCACGCGAGCCGATGAAGAGGTCTGGCAGGCTGTGCGGAAGTGGAACTCGCAGGCGGAGTATTTCCCCGCTGCCCGCATCATCGTCCTGCGTTCCGGAATCGATCGGGGGGCGGGGTATTGCCGGCCCAGAGGTTTTGTGGCAGTGGTCTCGGCGGGGACGGCGGACCTGCCCGTGGCGGAGGAGGCAGCGGTGACGCTGGAGGTGGCAGGCGACCCCGTGGAGCGTATTTACGATGTGGGGGTGGCGGGTTTGCACCGCTTGCTTCCCCATCTCCGCCTCCTGCGGCGGGCGCGAGTGGTGGTGGTGACGGCGGGCATGGAAGGGGCCTTGCCCAGTGTGGTGGCCGGGCTGGTGGGGCGGCCGGTGATAGCGGTCCCCACCAGTGTGGGGTACGGGGCGAGTCTGGGCGGGATGGCCGCGTTGCTGGCCATGCTCAACAGTTGTGCGCCCGGCGTGGCAGTGGTGAACATCGACAACGGCTTCGGCGCGGCGCAGATTGCCCACCTGATAAACTGCGACGAGTAG
- a CDS encoding DUF1015 domain-containing protein, with amino-acid sequence MARFMPFRAVHFDPRVVGGDLGPVIAPPYDVVDSALGERLAARHPYNAVRLELTVPVAGGSPERYREAASLWTAWRRAGILVRDGLPAFYLCEHEFWHGGRRLVRTAVVGTLTVAAGVLAHEDTMAQPKEDRLHLLRACRAQFSPILALYEDPEGSVAAALREARGDDPDLQAVGEGEALRAWRVTAEDAIERVTAAVGSGPVVIADGHHRYESARRFAGETGEEGHRRVLAALVATTDPGLVVLPTHRVVRRISPGVRDQIMERVRGAFTTEPIPGDIPFGCEDRAASWWEAFAPPARSEDGHIRLVAVTDQGAWALGYRGETAEALKLLDGILSEAGVAARGILGEAGAAVEYTRDAVCALREVLGGRARAAFFPPAVSVGEVFRKAREGFRFPRKTTYFHPKVPAGLLMCDLDD; translated from the coding sequence GTGGCCAGGTTCATGCCATTTCGTGCCGTGCACTTTGACCCCCGCGTGGTGGGCGGCGACCTGGGTCCCGTGATAGCGCCCCCATACGACGTGGTGGATTCCGCCCTGGGGGAGCGGCTGGCCGCCCGCCACCCGTACAACGCGGTGCGTCTGGAGCTGACCGTCCCCGTGGCCGGGGGTTCACCGGAGCGTTACCGGGAGGCGGCCAGCCTGTGGACGGCGTGGCGGCGGGCGGGCATTCTGGTGCGGGATGGACTCCCTGCCTTCTACCTGTGCGAGCACGAGTTCTGGCACGGTGGCCGCCGGCTGGTGCGCACGGCGGTAGTGGGGACCCTGACGGTCGCGGCGGGGGTACTGGCGCACGAGGACACCATGGCCCAGCCCAAGGAAGACCGCCTGCACCTGCTGCGCGCCTGCCGGGCCCAGTTCAGCCCCATACTTGCCCTGTACGAGGACCCCGAGGGCAGCGTGGCGGCCGCCTTGCGGGAGGCGCGGGGCGATGATCCCGATCTGCAGGCCGTCGGCGAGGGGGAGGCCCTGCGGGCCTGGAGAGTGACAGCGGAAGACGCCATCGAGCGCGTGACCGCGGCGGTGGGCAGCGGTCCCGTGGTGATCGCCGACGGCCACCACCGGTACGAGTCAGCCCGGAGATTTGCCGGGGAGACGGGGGAGGAGGGGCATCGGCGCGTCCTGGCCGCCCTGGTGGCGACCACCGATCCCGGGCTGGTGGTACTACCTACCCACCGAGTGGTGCGTCGGATCTCGCCGGGTGTCCGGGATCAAATTATGGAAAGGGTACGGGGCGCCTTCACCACCGAACCGATTCCGGGAGATATTCCCTTCGGGTGCGAGGACAGGGCTGCTTCCTGGTGGGAGGCTTTCGCGCCGCCGGCGAGGTCGGAGGACGGCCACATCCGGCTGGTGGCGGTGACCGACCAGGGAGCCTGGGCCCTGGGTTACCGCGGGGAAACGGCCGAGGCCCTGAAGCTCCTCGACGGCATCCTCTCGGAGGCGGGCGTGGCAGCGCGCGGGATCTTGGGCGAAGCTGGTGCGGCCGTGGAGTACACCAGGGATGCCGTTTGCGCCCTGCGGGAGGTGCTGGGGGGCCGGGCCCGGGCCGCCTTTTTCCCACCCGCCGTCTCGGTCGGGGAGGTGTTTCGGAAGGCGCGGGAGGGCTTCCGCTTCCCCCGCAAGACCACTTACTTTCATCCCAAGGTGCCCGCGGGGTTGCTCATGTGTGACCTTGACGACTAG
- the greA gene encoding transcription elongation factor GreA, which yields MAQKEIVLSPEGLEKLEKELEYLKSVRRREVAERIKQARQFGDLDENSEYENAKNEQAFVEARIAQLENVLRYARVLNREAIDPERVSLGSRVTLRDVDTGDEFTYTIVSSAEADPSAGRISDQSPVGRAVLGQKVGSQVEVAAPLGRFRYEIVALGR from the coding sequence GTGGCCCAGAAAGAAATCGTTCTTTCGCCGGAGGGCCTGGAGAAGCTGGAGAAGGAGCTGGAATACCTGAAGTCGGTACGCCGGCGGGAAGTGGCCGAAAGGATCAAGCAGGCCCGTCAGTTCGGGGACCTGGACGAGAACTCGGAATACGAGAACGCCAAGAACGAGCAGGCCTTCGTGGAAGCGCGGATCGCGCAACTGGAGAATGTGCTCCGGTATGCCCGCGTCCTCAACCGGGAGGCCATCGACCCCGAACGGGTCAGCCTGGGATCGCGGGTAACGCTGCGCGACGTGGACACAGGGGACGAGTTCACTTATACTATCGTCTCCTCGGCGGAGGCCGACCCTTCTGCCGGTCGGATTTCCGACCAGTCCCCGGTGGGGCGTGCTGTCCTGGGGCAGAAGGTGGGTTCTCAGGTGGAAGTGGCGGCGCCTTTGGGTCGTTTCCGCTACGAGATCGTGGCGCTGGGGAGGTAA
- a CDS encoding tyrosine-type recombinase/integrase, protein MRGHIRKRSRNGWTVVVELPRDPQTGKRRQKWVTVKGNRRDAERTLTQLLLQVDGGALGMAPTRLTVGEYLQWWLDTVKQRLRPATYESWKERLRYWYQTLGSRYLVALTPVDVQQALCALPDTLSGGTRASVFAVLRVAMRQAAKWGMVARCPTDGVKCPSPGVGRVNVWTEEQIRLFLREARGSRYYPLFHLALATGMRLGELLGLVWEDVDLDRGVIQVRRSLVGRPSGPEPRWQEPKTPRSRRPIPLDCVSLEVLRQHRKQQMEERWRAGSSWQDYGLVFSTDKGKPLQRPNITRRLKEIALVAGVPVLRFHDLRHSHATVLLRQGVHPKVVSERLGHSSVALTLDVYSHVLPDTQKEAARAMERVWDPPSVGNSLATADPGP, encoded by the coding sequence GTGAGAGGGCACATCAGGAAGAGATCCCGGAACGGGTGGACGGTCGTGGTGGAGTTGCCCCGCGACCCGCAGACGGGCAAGCGGCGGCAGAAGTGGGTGACGGTGAAAGGAAACAGGCGGGATGCGGAGCGCACCCTGACGCAACTGCTATTGCAGGTCGACGGGGGTGCCCTGGGTATGGCTCCCACAAGGTTAACGGTGGGGGAATATCTCCAGTGGTGGCTGGACACCGTGAAGCAAAGACTGCGACCGGCAACCTACGAATCCTGGAAGGAGCGCCTCAGGTACTGGTACCAGACTCTGGGAAGCAGGTACCTCGTCGCACTCACCCCCGTTGATGTCCAGCAGGCACTGTGCGCCTTGCCGGACACGCTATCGGGGGGAACGCGTGCCAGCGTCTTTGCAGTGCTGCGGGTGGCCATGAGGCAGGCGGCGAAGTGGGGTATGGTCGCGCGCTGTCCCACCGACGGGGTGAAATGCCCATCCCCGGGCGTCGGACGGGTGAACGTATGGACGGAAGAACAGATCCGGCTATTCCTGCGCGAGGCCCGGGGTTCGCGCTACTACCCGCTGTTTCACCTCGCGCTGGCGACGGGAATGCGCCTGGGGGAATTGCTGGGCCTGGTGTGGGAGGATGTGGATCTCGACCGGGGTGTCATCCAGGTAAGGCGTTCCCTGGTCGGACGGCCGAGCGGGCCGGAGCCGAGGTGGCAGGAGCCCAAGACGCCGCGTTCGCGGCGGCCGATACCGCTGGATTGTGTTTCCCTCGAGGTGCTTCGGCAACACAGGAAGCAGCAGATGGAGGAAAGGTGGAGGGCGGGTTCTTCGTGGCAAGACTACGGTCTTGTGTTCAGCACGGACAAAGGCAAGCCCCTTCAGCGTCCCAACATCACCAGGAGGCTGAAAGAGATTGCCCTGGTAGCCGGGGTTCCCGTTCTCCGTTTCCATGACCTCCGGCACAGCCATGCCACCGTGTTGCTGCGCCAGGGTGTGCACCCGAAGGTGGTCTCGGAACGGCTGGGGCATTCCTCGGTGGCGCTGACCCTCGACGTTTACAGCCATGTACTGCCCGATACCCAGAAGGAAGCGGCCCGGGCCATGGAGCGGGTTTGGGATCCGCCTTCGGTTGGCAATTCGTTAGCAACAGCGGATCCCGGGCCGTGA
- the larC gene encoding nickel pincer cofactor biosynthesis protein LarC: MAEDARGLRLAFVDPASGVSGDMLLGAIIDCGVSVEDLNRAVGALPLQGVQIVARKVNKAGISATKADVLLAEGGGGGPAVNEGHVHRGLHEIFALLDCSSLPGASVARVKEVFRLLAEAEGRIHGVPPDQVHFHEVGAIDAIVDVVGVVEGLRLLGVEMLLCGPLPLTGGETVAAHGVIPLPAPATLELLRGFPVKGAPGEVELVTPTGAALMKAMARPTLSWPRMVPEAVGYGAGTRNLPRPNVLRLAVGTAWVAGDGLDEGLTFCEAEAARDLGAELEHCFLLECNIDDMNPQFYDYVQERMFEAGALDVFMRPAYMKKQRPGAVLSALCRGADLAAVISVFLRETTTIGVRGYRVTRWLASREVREVTTPYGTVRVKCAYLGGKLVNVAPEYGDCKALAASSGVPLKEVFAAALAVCGADRRSGGTSVTAE, translated from the coding sequence GTGGCTGAGGACGCCAGGGGCTTGCGGCTGGCTTTCGTGGACCCTGCCTCCGGCGTGAGCGGGGATATGCTGCTGGGGGCCATAATCGACTGCGGCGTGAGCGTCGAGGATCTGAACCGTGCCGTGGGGGCACTTCCCCTCCAGGGCGTTCAAATAGTGGCCCGGAAGGTGAACAAGGCCGGCATTTCGGCAACCAAGGCCGACGTGCTTCTGGCAGAGGGGGGCGGGGGCGGGCCGGCCGTGAACGAAGGACACGTGCACCGGGGGTTGCATGAGATATTCGCCCTGCTTGATTGCAGCTCTCTCCCCGGTGCCAGCGTGGCCCGGGTCAAGGAAGTTTTCCGGCTCCTGGCGGAGGCGGAGGGCCGCATACACGGCGTCCCTCCCGATCAGGTGCACTTCCACGAGGTGGGGGCGATCGACGCCATAGTGGACGTGGTAGGGGTGGTGGAGGGACTGAGGCTCCTGGGAGTGGAGATGTTGTTGTGCGGCCCGCTGCCGCTGACAGGTGGTGAAACCGTTGCGGCGCACGGCGTGATTCCCCTTCCTGCGCCCGCCACACTGGAACTGTTGAGGGGGTTCCCCGTGAAGGGGGCTCCCGGCGAGGTAGAACTGGTGACCCCCACGGGGGCGGCCCTCATGAAGGCCATGGCCCGGCCGACACTGTCCTGGCCGCGGATGGTTCCCGAAGCCGTCGGGTACGGGGCAGGAACCCGGAATCTCCCCCGTCCCAACGTATTGCGCCTGGCCGTGGGAACTGCCTGGGTTGCCGGCGACGGGTTGGACGAGGGCTTGACTTTTTGCGAGGCGGAGGCAGCGCGGGACCTGGGCGCCGAGCTGGAGCATTGCTTCCTGCTGGAGTGTAACATCGATGATATGAACCCGCAGTTCTACGATTACGTTCAAGAACGCATGTTCGAGGCGGGAGCTCTGGACGTGTTCATGAGACCTGCGTACATGAAGAAGCAGCGTCCCGGAGCGGTGCTTTCCGCGCTGTGCCGTGGTGCTGACCTGGCGGCCGTGATTTCGGTTTTCCTGCGCGAGACGACCACCATAGGCGTGAGGGGCTACCGGGTCACGCGATGGCTGGCGTCGCGAGAGGTCAGGGAGGTGACGACCCCCTACGGCACCGTCCGGGTCAAGTGTGCCTACCTGGGGGGCAAGCTGGTGAACGTGGCGCCCGAATACGGCGATTGCAAGGCACTGGCTGCCTCCTCGGGGGTTCCGCTGAAGGAGGTTTTCGCAGCGGCGCTCGCAGTCTGCGGGGCTGACCGCCGCTCAGGCGGAACAAGCGTAACCGCCGAATAG
- a CDS encoding MATE family efflux transporter: protein MTRSNSPASFLSVSEGAPTGVLVRHVLTLAWPSVAEQLFFGLAQVLILTIVGNLGPVAIAAVGVSNQLQWFFVSGFFALGAGATTIVARSMGAGDADTARAAVLQAVSATAALSTLVGVAGWMLARPALRAMGLDDPTAALAVPYLRLLFASIPPSAAAMCLGASLRGAGDTRTPMLVNAVGTVLNILVAYLLVGGKMGAPALGLQGAGISFLVSGLWGCAAFLVTTVTGRCGLRVASWTSYRPDLGLLGRILNVGIPSAAEQLAMSFGILMFVRVVTSLGTSTYAAHQIAVNLTNLTFPITMGFAISATALVGQSLGARKPRLAERYAYTARMLAFGLVTAVSLATAFFSLFLARMYTTDPQVTALASSALRIAAVSQPGLALYAVLAGALRGAGDTRWPLYLTLVGIWGVRLSLGYLGAIILPLGLYGIWGAIACDQWTRAILVTFRFRSRRWQTIRV, encoded by the coding sequence GTGACTCGAAGTAATTCCCCGGCCTCGTTCTTATCCGTGTCCGAAGGGGCCCCCACCGGAGTCCTGGTCCGGCACGTCCTCACGCTGGCGTGGCCCTCGGTCGCCGAACAACTATTTTTCGGCCTGGCGCAGGTGCTCATCCTCACCATCGTGGGAAACCTGGGGCCTGTCGCCATCGCCGCCGTGGGGGTATCCAACCAGCTCCAGTGGTTCTTTGTCTCCGGCTTCTTCGCTCTGGGGGCGGGTGCCACCACCATAGTGGCCCGCTCCATGGGGGCCGGGGATGCAGACACCGCGCGGGCTGCCGTGCTCCAGGCCGTGTCGGCCACGGCGGCCCTTTCTACCCTGGTGGGAGTTGCGGGGTGGATGCTGGCCCGGCCCGCCCTGCGGGCCATGGGCCTGGATGACCCTACCGCAGCCCTGGCGGTACCCTACCTGCGGCTCCTGTTCGCCAGCATTCCCCCCAGCGCTGCCGCCATGTGCCTGGGGGCGAGCCTGCGGGGAGCCGGCGACACCCGTACCCCCATGCTGGTCAACGCGGTGGGTACCGTCCTCAACATCCTCGTCGCCTACCTGTTGGTGGGGGGAAAGATGGGTGCTCCCGCCCTGGGCCTGCAGGGGGCAGGCATATCCTTCCTGGTGAGCGGCCTGTGGGGCTGTGCTGCGTTCCTGGTGACCACGGTCACCGGGCGGTGCGGCCTGCGCGTCGCCTCCTGGACCAGCTACCGCCCTGACCTCGGGCTGCTGGGGCGCATCCTCAACGTGGGTATTCCCAGCGCCGCCGAACAACTCGCCATGTCCTTCGGCATCCTCATGTTCGTGAGGGTGGTCACTTCTCTGGGCACCAGCACCTACGCCGCCCACCAGATCGCCGTCAACCTGACCAACCTCACCTTCCCCATCACTATGGGATTCGCAATTTCCGCCACCGCCCTGGTGGGGCAGTCTCTGGGGGCCCGCAAGCCGCGCCTGGCAGAAAGGTATGCGTATACGGCCCGAATGCTCGCCTTCGGCCTGGTGACGGCGGTGTCCCTCGCCACCGCCTTCTTCTCCCTGTTCCTGGCCCGGATGTATACCACCGACCCCCAGGTGACGGCCCTGGCCAGTTCTGCCCTCCGGATCGCCGCCGTATCTCAACCGGGCCTGGCCCTGTACGCGGTACTTGCAGGGGCGCTACGGGGAGCGGGTGACACCCGCTGGCCGCTGTACCTCACCCTGGTGGGGATATGGGGAGTGCGGCTCAGCCTGGGCTATCTGGGGGCAATCATCCTTCCCCTGGGCCTGTACGGCATATGGGGTGCCATCGCCTGCGACCAGTGGACCCGGGCCATCCTCGTCACCTTCCGCTTCCGCAGCCGCCGCTGGCAGACAATCCGCGTCTAG
- the larE gene encoding ATP-dependent sacrificial sulfur transferase LarE, which yields MSKHEHLRRILSEIPGAVVAFSGGVDSTYLLYVAREVLGQRLLAVTASSEIHPEDEVERARELAGAMGVLHLVVRTRELELPAFSSNPPDRCYHCKRALLSLLWDVARDRGLACVLEGSNASDVLEYRPGARAIAELGVRSPLQEAGLTKSEIRQLSREAGLPTWDLPPMACLATRFPYHTAITRAGLEAVAQAERSLRTLGLRLVRVRHHGTVARIEVAPGEIGAVLAAREEVVRAVKGVGYAYVALDLQGYRSGSMDEVLGNGGPQ from the coding sequence ATGTCGAAGCACGAACATCTGAGACGCATTCTTTCCGAGATCCCAGGTGCTGTGGTGGCCTTTTCGGGGGGCGTGGATAGTACTTATTTGCTATACGTGGCCCGGGAGGTACTGGGGCAGCGGTTGCTGGCGGTAACGGCAAGTTCGGAGATACACCCCGAGGATGAGGTCGAGCGCGCCCGGGAACTGGCCGGAGCCATGGGGGTTCTACACCTGGTGGTGAGGACGCGCGAGCTGGAACTGCCTGCGTTTTCCTCGAACCCGCCCGACCGTTGCTACCACTGCAAGAGGGCGCTGCTTTCCCTGCTGTGGGATGTGGCCAGGGATCGCGGGCTGGCGTGTGTCCTGGAGGGTTCCAATGCCAGCGACGTGCTGGAGTACCGGCCGGGAGCGCGGGCCATCGCCGAGCTGGGGGTGCGCAGCCCATTGCAGGAGGCCGGGCTCACCAAATCCGAGATCCGCCAGTTGTCCCGGGAGGCAGGGTTGCCCACATGGGACCTGCCCCCCATGGCCTGCCTGGCCACCAGGTTTCCCTACCACACTGCCATCACCCGGGCGGGTCTGGAGGCGGTGGCGCAGGCGGAAAGGAGTCTGCGCACTCTGGGACTGCGGCTAGTCCGTGTGAGGCATCACGGAACGGTGGCCCGCATCGAGGTGGCTCCCGGGGAGATTGGGGCGGTGCTGGCGGCCCGGGAGGAAGTGGTGCGGGCAGTGAAGGGGGTTGGCTACGCATACGTGGCCCTGGACCTGCAGGGTTACCGCAGCGGTAGTATGGACGAGGTGTTGGGCAATGGCGGTCCGCAGTAA
- the serA gene encoding phosphoglycerate dehydrogenase: MRILVTDGVAPEGVEVLRQEAEVEVTGPLREEQLLELIGEYDGMMVRSATRITARCIGEARRLKVIGRAGVGVDNIDLEAATRKGIVVVNAPGGNAVAVAEHAIGLLLCLARKIPQAHQHVKSGRWERSRFLGKEVRGKTLGLFGLGRIGSEVARRALALGMRVLAYDPAVSPERAIATGVTPAEPAEILSTADFISLHVPLTPDTRGMIGAEAISRMKPGVCLINCARGEVVDEGALVRALQEGKVAGAALDVFSSEPLPPGHPLLGLDNVILTPHLGASTAEAQASVAVETARAILAVLRGELVPNAVNAPAPAPEESRQLAPLLPLAEMLGRFAGQWSEGMIRGVRVAWAGEVSSLDTRPLLNAVLKGMLRPLLQEHVNAVNAPLLARERGIRVTEVRADDTDGYPSGITVSTSSSRGERAVGGSLSARGEPRLVRIDGYRIDVSPADFMLVCPHIDQPGIIGHVGTILGKAGVNISGMQVARQIRGGEAIMVLGMDSPAPADALAEIARVEGVLSVRPVYLR; this comes from the coding sequence ATGCGGATCCTGGTGACGGACGGAGTGGCTCCGGAAGGCGTCGAGGTGCTCAGGCAAGAGGCAGAGGTTGAGGTGACGGGACCGCTCCGGGAGGAGCAGCTTCTGGAGCTCATCGGGGAGTACGACGGGATGATGGTTCGCAGCGCCACCCGCATCACGGCACGCTGCATTGGGGAGGCGCGGCGGTTGAAAGTGATCGGACGGGCGGGGGTGGGGGTCGACAACATAGACCTGGAGGCGGCCACGCGCAAGGGCATCGTGGTGGTCAACGCGCCGGGCGGCAACGCGGTCGCGGTGGCCGAGCACGCGATCGGGTTGCTCCTGTGCCTGGCCCGGAAGATTCCCCAGGCCCATCAGCACGTGAAGTCGGGGCGCTGGGAGAGGAGCCGCTTTCTTGGCAAGGAAGTGCGGGGCAAGACGCTGGGGTTGTTCGGGTTGGGGCGGATCGGGTCGGAAGTCGCCAGGCGAGCTCTGGCCCTGGGGATGAGGGTGCTCGCCTACGATCCCGCCGTCTCCCCCGAACGGGCCATCGCTACGGGCGTGACCCCGGCCGAGCCTGCAGAGATCTTGTCGACTGCGGACTTCATCAGCCTGCACGTCCCCCTGACCCCGGATACCCGGGGAATGATCGGCGCAGAGGCAATATCGCGCATGAAGCCAGGGGTGTGCCTGATCAACTGCGCCCGGGGTGAGGTGGTGGACGAGGGGGCGCTGGTCCGTGCCCTCCAGGAGGGTAAGGTGGCCGGGGCGGCTCTGGACGTATTCAGTTCCGAACCACTCCCGCCCGGCCACCCCCTGCTGGGCCTGGACAACGTGATCCTGACACCCCACCTGGGTGCTTCCACTGCGGAAGCACAGGCCAGCGTGGCCGTCGAAACCGCCCGCGCCATCCTCGCCGTGTTGAGGGGTGAGCTGGTACCCAATGCGGTGAACGCACCCGCCCCCGCTCCCGAGGAGAGCAGGCAGTTGGCGCCTTTGCTGCCCCTGGCGGAGATGCTGGGCCGTTTCGCCGGGCAGTGGTCGGAAGGGATGATCCGAGGGGTGCGCGTGGCCTGGGCGGGCGAAGTGAGCAGCCTGGATACCCGCCCCCTCCTGAATGCCGTGCTGAAGGGGATGCTTCGGCCGCTCCTGCAGGAGCATGTGAACGCGGTCAATGCCCCCCTGCTCGCCCGGGAGAGAGGGATCAGGGTGACCGAGGTGAGGGCGGATGACACCGACGGCTACCCCAGCGGGATCACCGTTTCGACCAGCAGCAGCCGCGGTGAGCGCGCCGTAGGGGGAAGCCTCTCGGCACGAGGGGAACCTCGTCTGGTGCGCATAGACGGTTACCGCATCGACGTGTCTCCGGCCGATTTCATGCTCGTGTGCCCTCACATCGACCAGCCCGGAATCATCGGGCATGTGGGGACCATCCTGGGCAAGGCCGGTGTCAACATCTCGGGCATGCAGGTGGCCAGGCAGATCCGCGGCGGGGAGGCCATCATGGTGCTGGGTATGGATTCCCCCGCGCCCGCCGATGCCCTGGCTGAGATCGCCCGGGTCGAGGGTGTCCTCTCCGTCCGGCCCGTATACCTGCGGTGA
- the lysS gene encoding lysine--tRNA ligase, which yields MSREEPRLSDVLEARRARLEQWRAKGVDPFGGRFEKTHFAQQIREDFAALEGRPVRVAGRVMGIRVHGKASFADLQDISGRIQVYARADVLPGGQYDDFTLLDVGDVIGVWGKVMRTRRGEVSVEAEGWQLLTKSLRPLPEKWHGLRDVELRYRYRYLDLMVNPEVRDVFLTRARVVRAIRNFLDARGFYEVETPVMSLVAGGATARPFITHHNALDLDLYLRIALELYLKRLIVGGLEKVYEIGRVFRNEGISTRHNPEFTMLELYQAYADYEDMMVLTEQMISRVAGEVLGTTVITYQGNRIELNPPWPRLRLWDAMRRYAGLGPEDIRDDRDAAEVAAARGLRLDKPATKANVIDKILEEEVEPHLVQPAFLIDYPVEMSPLAKRRADDPGLVYRFEAFVACREIANAFSELNDPLDQRERFEQQAAVRARGDEEAHPFDEDFLLALEYGMPPTGGLGIGIDRLVMLLTDSPSIRDVILFPLLRPRPAEG from the coding sequence ATGAGCAGGGAAGAGCCCAGGCTGTCCGACGTGCTGGAGGCCCGCAGGGCCCGGCTGGAGCAATGGAGGGCGAAGGGGGTCGACCCGTTCGGGGGCAGGTTCGAGAAGACCCACTTCGCCCAGCAAATTAGAGAGGACTTTGCCGCCCTGGAGGGGCGCCCGGTGAGGGTAGCCGGCCGGGTGATGGGGATCAGGGTGCATGGGAAGGCCAGCTTTGCCGACCTGCAGGATATTTCCGGTCGCATCCAGGTTTACGCTCGGGCTGATGTGCTGCCGGGCGGGCAGTACGATGACTTCACTTTGCTGGACGTGGGCGACGTCATCGGAGTATGGGGCAAGGTCATGCGCACCCGCCGGGGCGAGGTCTCGGTGGAGGCGGAAGGGTGGCAACTCCTCACCAAGTCGCTGCGACCACTGCCCGAGAAGTGGCACGGCCTGAGGGACGTGGAACTCCGGTACCGCTACCGCTACCTGGACCTCATGGTGAACCCCGAGGTGCGGGACGTGTTCCTCACGCGGGCCCGGGTGGTGCGTGCCATCCGTAACTTCCTGGATGCCCGGGGGTTCTACGAGGTGGAGACCCCGGTGATGAGCCTGGTGGCGGGCGGGGCGACCGCACGCCCGTTCATCACCCACCACAATGCCCTTGACCTCGACCTGTACCTGCGCATTGCACTGGAGCTGTACCTTAAAAGGCTGATCGTGGGAGGCCTGGAAAAAGTATACGAGATCGGGCGGGTGTTCCGGAACGAGGGGATTTCCACCCGTCACAACCCCGAGTTCACCATGCTGGAACTCTACCAGGCTTATGCCGACTACGAGGACATGATGGTACTTACCGAGCAGATGATTTCCCGGGTAGCGGGGGAAGTCCTGGGGACCACGGTTATCACTTACCAGGGGAACCGGATTGAGCTGAATCCGCCCTGGCCGCGGCTGCGACTGTGGGATGCCATGCGCCGGTATGCTGGCCTGGGTCCCGAGGACATCAGGGATGACCGGGATGCGGCCGAGGTGGCTGCCGCACGGGGGCTGCGCCTGGACAAGCCCGCCACCAAGGCCAACGTCATCGACAAGATCCTGGAGGAGGAAGTGGAACCCCACCTGGTGCAGCCCGCGTTCCTGATCGACTACCCGGTGGAAATGTCCCCGCTTGCCAAACGCCGGGCAGATGATCCCGGGCTGGTGTACCGGTTCGAGGCGTTCGTGGCCTGCCGGGAGATAGCAAATGCCTTTTCGGAACTGAACGATCCCCTTGACCAGCGGGAGCGCTTCGAGCAGCAGGCAGCCGTGCGGGCCCGGGGTGACGAGGAGGCCCATCCCTTCGACGAAGACTTCCTCCTTGCCCTGGAATATGGGATGCCCCCCACCGGCGGCCTGGGGATCGGTATCGATCGCCTGGTGATGCTACTCACGGATTCACCTTCCATTCGGGACGTCATCCTCTTCCCTCTGCTACGCCCCCGCCCGGCCGAAGGCTGA